DNA sequence from the Peteryoungia desertarenae genome:
CTTCCGCCGAGCAGCAATCACCATCGAACCAGTGACAGTCGAGCAAGGCAATCTCGCCCGACAGGCATTCCTCGATTTCGGCAAGGGCAGGCACAAGGCCGGACTGAACTTTGGCGACTGTTTTGCCTACGCTCTCGCCAGGGATCTCGATGAACCGCTGCTGTTCAAGGGCAAAGACTTCGCAGAAACGGAC
Encoded proteins:
- a CDS encoding type II toxin-antitoxin system VapC family toxin — its product is MIVDTSAMVAILYGEPEATDFTRLIHGAPKTRISVANFVELSMVIEKQLGPEGMRQVDAFFRRAAITIEPVTVEQGNLARQAFLDFGKGRHKAGLNFGDCFAYALARDLDEPLLFKGKDFAETD